The following proteins are co-located in the Gigantopelta aegis isolate Gae_Host chromosome 5, Gae_host_genome, whole genome shotgun sequence genome:
- the LOC121373238 gene encoding uncharacterized protein LOC121373238 — MSSDVLSLGGFDALHLLGAVMVAGICAIIIYSLWDCCNQDESPTNSPRDERVVVNQLYATELEPGLVVLQSQDGAYFRILQECESAEFRNERPGTSGNKQTFLNGDPVTYIPRNTRTEVRNVATAPQPSDENLMAWNVQPPPYGN; from the exons ATGTCCTCGGATGTACTCAG TTTGGGAGGTTTTGACGCTTTACACCTTCTGGGGGCGGTAATGGTTGCTGGAATTTGCGCAATAATCATCTACAGTCTCTGGGACTGCTGCAACCAGGACGAATCACCGACTAATTCTCCGCGCGACGAAAGAGTCGTTGTCAACCAACTGTACGCAACGGAACTGGAACCCGGACTAGTGGTCTTACAGAGTCAGGACGGAGCATACTTTCGTATTCTACAGGAATGTGAGTCTGCCGAGTTCAGAAACGAACGACCGGGAACGTCCGGAAATAAACAAACGTTTCTGAACGGAGACCCGGTGACCTACATTCCTCGCAACACGAGAACGGAAGTGCGTAATGTCGCCACCGCACCGCAACCTAGTGACGAGAATCTGATGGCGTGGAACGTCCAACCACCTCCTTACGGAAACTAA